The stretch of DNA TAGTGAAAGAGGAGGAAGGGAATGGATACAAATCTATGGTATCGGACTTACCGCCCATTCATTGGCCCGATGGATCCCTGCCCGCCGATCAGAATAAAGCGCTATTCAACCCCGCCGCAATTATTCGTCGGCTATCAGCCTGAGGGTTTGAAACAGTTCTCTCCGCACGCTGCTTTAAGAAAAGGAACGCTATGGCCATGTTTTTTTGATCCTTACTTTTCAGTAAAAGAATTGAGCAAGGGGGCGAAAAGATGAAGCAATTGACCCCTGAGTATTACCGTGAGCTTGAAGAAATCCAAGCGACTGATTTTGTCATTGTAGAGCTGGCGCTTTACTTGCACACTCATCCGACGGATATGGCAGCCATTCAGCAATACAATCAATTTGTCAAGCACAGCAAAACGTTAAAGAAGCAATTCGAACAGACGTATGGAGCGATGACGAGCTTCGGCTATAGCTATTCCCGCTGCCCGTTTGATTACAAAGAAGAACCATGGCCGTGGCAAGTGTGAGCAAACAGACCAAGAAAGGAGAATTCTATGTGGGTTTATGAAAAGAAGCTGCAATATCCCGTCAAAGTCAGTACCTGCAATCCTACTCTGGCTAAGTTCCTGATTGAACAATATGGCGGGGCGGACGGCGAACTCGCAGCCGCTTTACGCTATATGAATCAGCGCTATACAATCCCCGGTCCGGTTGTCGGGCTGTTAACCGATATCGCCACGGAGGAGCTTGGACACTTAGAAATGATTGCAACGATGGTCTATAAATTAACGAAAGACGCAACTCCTGATCAAATGAAGGCGGCGGGTCTGGGAGCTCATTATGCCAATCATGACCGGGCGCTCTTCTATGAGAATGCCAGCGGTTCTCCGTTTACAGCGACCTACATCCAAGCAAAAGGAGACCCTATTACCGATTTATATGAAGATATCGCGGCTGAAGAAAAGGCTAGAGCTACCTATCAGTGGCTGATTGACCTAAGTGATGATCCCGATATTAATGATAGCCTCCGCTTCCTTAGAGAACGGGAAATTGTGCATTCGCAGCGTTTCCGGGAAGCGGTGGAGATCTTGAAAGAAGAACGGGATCGCAAAAAAATATTTTAATTGAATATAAGAAAGAACCGAGCTGCCATACAAGCTCGGTCTTTCAGCCTCTTCCCCTGTCTGGCTAAGAACAGATTTCTCCGCATGATAAGCCTCCCGCTTCCTTATCCATTCAGCCTGTTGCTTGTATTTCATCAGCTTCAGCGGAATGTTCCACTTTTTCATTGACGATGGAATTCGAAGATCCCTTATCTTGCTGTTCATATGTGTACCAGAAGGCAGTAAGGAATGGAAGAAGGATGAAAAAGAACAGCAGAATTTTCAATAACAGGTTCTTCTTCTTTTCATTCTCTCCTCTTCTTTCTACACGGGAAGATAATTCCGCTTCATGACTTTCTCTTTTTTTCGCGGGAACTTTCTGCAGTTCCTGGCGATGTTTTCTTGCTAATTCTCTGTAAGGGTCCACGGTCAATTTCTATCCCTTCTTTATGAATGATTTCTTTTTGCTTCGGTTGCGTATCGCCAATCCAAGCATAAAATCAATGATAAAGTGCATCGTTATCGTCACAGCGAGATTGCCTGTCATTTCAAATAGCCAGCCCATTCCAAAGCTTAACAATACAACGTTCAAGGTTAAATACCATTTGAATAAATACCGGATGTGAACGAGTGCAAAGATCAGACTTGCTGCCGCAAATCCCAAAGCTGTCTGCAGAATCCCGCGAAAGAAAAGCTCTTCCGCCACAGCCACTACGAATGCGATCATAAAGATGCCCCCTGCTGACCGGTTCGCAAACAGCTTCTCGTTCACTCCGCCATCATCATAATACTTATCCGGAAGCCTATTCATGAGAAATAGATCCAGGCCAACTACCGCCAGTCCGGAACCGGCTCCCCAAAACAAAATATCAAATAAGGACCATTGAAACAATGTTTTAAATGCTGCTAGATCTTCAAGCACAATCGGCATGAGTACGAAGGAAAGAAGCAGCAGGGCGAATTGTGTAAGATACAGCGCCCTCACGACTTCCTTATTCGTCATTTGTTTGATAAGATCCGCTTGGTTACTTTTTTTCATTTGTGTGCTTGATCATCCCTTTTCCCTTAATAAAGAGGCTAAGATCACTTCCCAATTCTCGTCTTCTCTTTCTTGGACGGATGAGCTGCCTGAGTACGAAGCGAGTTCTAAGCCGCAGACGTCACAGCAGGGCTCACGCTTCGCATCGAGCTTTTCTTCAAAATACTCCAATATGCCTTCTCTTCGGCACTGATTAGAATGGATCCAGCGCAGGATGACTTCTCTTTTTTTCTTTTTTTGCTCCAGCCTGCTTTGGCGCTTGCAAATAATCGATTGAGCGATCTCCTCATCAGAACTCTCCGCATCTTTTTTGACATAATGAGAGATAAATCGGTACTGCACATCTGTCAGGCTAAGCTTTTGCATCAGTTCATTGGAGGAGCAGCTATGCTTGTATAAAAAATAGCTATAAATTTGTTCATCTGTCGGGAACTCCGCTTCTGCCATCATAGAATGAAGCGCCTCGTCTCCCGGCGTGTACATTAATACAGCGATCGCCTTTCTTCCGTCCCGGCCGGCACGGCCGATTTCTTGCACATACGATTCCAGCTGTGACGGCATCTGATAGTGAATCACAAAACGAATATTCTCTTTATTGACTCCCATTCCAAAGGCGTTAGTTGCACAAACAACCTCCAGCTCATCCCTTAAAAACTGCTGCTGAATAAGAATCCGATCCTCCTGATTCATGCCGCCATGATAATAAGCCGTTCTCGTCACGCCATGTTCTTTTAACCATTCAGCTCCCTCTTCCGCTCCGCGTTTGCTTGCAAAGTAAATAATGCCCGGTTTTTCAAGGCTTACGGCTAGTTTCGCCAAGCGGTCCATCTTTTCCCTTCTCGCTGAAAGCTGTTCAACAGCCATCGCGATAGCCGGGCGGTCCACAGAAAAAACCCATTCCTTCGCTGCTTCGATTTTTAAATGATGCAGAATATCCCGCCGGACTTCCGATGTAGCGGTGGCTGTTAAGGCGAGCGTCAACGGCTGCCCAAGCTCTTCCCGCACCTCGCCCAGCAGGCGATAATCAGGCCGGAAATCATGCCCCCATTGTGAAATGCAATGAGCTTCATCCACAACAAACAGAGATAGCCTCACTTGCTTTAATGCGTGAATCACCTTTCGGGACATCAGCATTTCCGGTGACATGAAAATAAATCGGTAGTTTTGCAGCTGGTTCAATACTTGTCTTTTTTCTGTGAAGGACAAGAAGGAATTGATTGCAATCACGCTCTTCTCCCCGCGCATTTTCAGCTGCTCGGTCTGATCCTGCATTAAGGATAATAGCGGAGAAACAATGAGCACAGCGCCCTCTAGGATGTAGGCAGGAAGCTGATAACAGAGGGATTTTCCCGTTCCTGTCGGCAGCATGGACAATGTATGCTGGCCCGAAAGCAGAGAATCAATCGTTTCCTTCTGGCCTGTCCGGAAGGAAGAGTAGCCGAATTGTTCCATTAAGACTTTCTGAATATTTGCCATGCTATCACCTGCTGTATTTCGCCAACACTAGTCTGATCTGAAAATACGTCACATTGGGGTGCTGGTCTTTTATTGGCTTTAATTTTTTATGCATTTGTCCGCTGGCGGTCTCTACTATAGCGGCAGCTGCCTCTTCACTCACAAATGGCGAGATGGAAAACTCGGGAAGATTTAATGCCAATTCGACAAGATGGTCTTCCACTGTGCTCATTTTCAGCCTTCTTTTTGCTGCTATTTCCTCCGGTGAATATCCCCGCCGAAGCAGCTCAGCCGTTCTTCTTGCAGAATGCGTTAATACCACCGGCTGATAAATATCCTCTATCATTGCGAATAGGAGCGGGAGCTGTGAGGAACGCTGAATAATGTGCTGAATAAGGAAGTGCAGCAGGTTTAAGAAGCGATACCAGTATTCCGTTTCCTCAAGCTTTAATACAGCCGCTGCTTGCGAGGCCGTTTTTCCGGTTCGCTTGCTTCCGGATAACCGAAGAACAGCGATGAGCGGATCTTCTGCTGTTTGGCTTTTCAAACTGCTTGACAGTTCTTGATAGAGCTTGGATGCCAGCTGCTGTTTTAACAAACCTTGCTGTCTCAAAAACACTTTCAGCCAGCCGTGAATCGTTTCATCTCTCGTCACTGGCAAATATCGGGTTTGTTGTGAGATTAAATGAGAAGCCACCTGGACAAGCAGCGTAAGCCGCTTCCAGAAGATCTGCGCACAGCCCTGCAGCTGCAATCCGCGAACAAACTGCAGCGGCGGCAGGATGTCCTTCCATTTAGAAAGCTGCTTATCGCCGCAATCGGTTAGATAAACCACTTGTTCTTTTTGAATGATCCACCCTTTTTCAGTAAAATCATGAATCCAGCGCTCGAACTGGTTCCGTTCAAGAAAAGGAGCGGTATGAAACCATTTGTCCAGTTCAAACAGGTGGGCATCTTGAAGCGTTTGGGACGATTTCTTGCCTTTCAGCAAATGATACACGGAAGAAGCTGTCCTTTGTCCGCTAATTTTTTTAATCATTAAAAGAACAATCGCCTGAATAAACGACATTTTCTCCTCCTTTTCATGCTTTTCTCCATTTTACCATGAAACACAGCAAAAATAATGAACAGAGTGATTGCTCTTTATGAAAACCCATACAATTTCGATGCGTGAACTTTTTATTGAAAAGTCCATTCATCACATATACAATGGAAAGTAGAAGTTTTCAATCATTTCGATTGACTGAATCCAACTAGGATTTTAGATACATTGAGGAGGTTGCATTATGGCAAAATACACAATTGTTGATAAAGACACATGCATTGCATGCGGTGCATGTGGAGCAGCAGCGCCGGATATTTATGACTATGACGATGAAGGCATCGCCTTTGTCATCCTGGACGACAACGAAGGAACAGCAGAGGTCCCTGAAATTCTTGAGGAAGATATGCAAGATGCGTTCGAAGGCTGTCCGACAGATTCCATCAAAGTAGCAGATGAACCATTTAACGGTGATCCGTTGAAATTTGAATAGTGGCCTTTAGCCCCTGTCAGACGGCAGAGGCTTTTTTTTGCATTTAAAAAGGCTGCCCTTTCGGTTTCAGGGCAGCCTTTTCGCTCAGGCGCTTTGCGCCAAGTTTTGTTTTTTCATCCAAATGTGAATGCGAGCATATAGAAGCAGGAAGACTGTGGCCAGAAGAATCCCTTTCACAAAGTTAAAAGGAAGAATCGCTGTGATGACAAGCTGCTTTGTTTCAGGGGCGCTCATCGCCGGCGCATTCAAAAATATAGTGTATGCCGGTAAGATCACGTAGTAGTTAAGAACACTCATGATAATGGCCATTGCAGCTGTTCCGGCAAATAAGGCGCCAGTCAATCCTGTTTTCGATTTGAATTTTTCATGGATATAATATACCGGAAGAATAAAGGTAATACCCGCAACAAAATTAGCCAGATGGCCCACTGGAACGCCGGTCGGGCTTCCGGTCATAAAGAAGTCCAGGACGTTTTTGATCAGCTCTACTAAAATACCGGCCATAGGCCCAAAAACGAGCGCGGCTATCAGTGCAGGAATATCACTGAAGTCAATCATTAAAAAGCTTGGAAACGGGGGGATCGGAAAGTTAAGCAGCATCAATAGATAAGACGATGCACTCAACAAGCCCACCGCTGTAAAAGCACGAATATTTTTCTTTCTCATTCCAATCTCTCCTTCTCCTCATCCATCTTACACAAGAAGAAAGGCTGCCTGTTATTCAAGAAACAATAAACCCTCAAGCATCATTGCTTGAGGGAGAAGAAGCCGTGCTCAAATAGACGTTTAAATTTGTACATTTTAAACGCTGGCAGACCTTCACCTTCTCCCATCCAGACTGTTACTGTCGGCTTTGGATTCACACCAAATCTGCCTTTCGGCTCGCGGGCTCGGAAATCCTTCTTCCACACCGCCGGTCGGGAATTACACCCTGCCCCGAAGATGAAATGATATGGTTTTGTTCTTATTATTACCCTTGGAAGGCGATGATGTCAAGATTTTATGCCTTTTCTTTCTGATACATTTTGATTGAAAATAAGGAGTTTTGATCCTTTTGAGGCCCAACCAGACCCCAAATAACTAGTATCTCAATCACCTATTCAAAACATAAAAAAGCCCCGCTCATCGCAGGACTATGCATTAACATAACTCACACTTAAAACAAACGATTGATTCATGAATACTCTCACTTTTACGACCATCACGACTATGAGAAAAAATCAAACAGCTTAAGCCCATTAGAATTCAGGACTCAAGCCGTTTAAAGCACTTTTATTATTTCCACTGTTTACTTGGCAATGAACCGTTCACTTTATCTATTTTACTACTTTTACGTATTCAGCTTTGATCCAAGTGCTCTGACCAAGATCATACCAGCCATCCTTCGCCGCGTACACTTTAAATGTTTGTCCCGGATCTACTTTTGCTTTATATGCCCCGTTGGGCGCTTTGTAAACATTCACTTGTCCGTTATAATCAACCGTCGCGCGATACTGTGTTACTGTAACGTGAGCAGCGTTTATCCAAGTATTATTTCCTATGTCATAGTATGTACTTCCATCTGTTCCAACAGCTTTGTTATATACTTTATAACTTCCGCCATTAGGCAAAGTGCCTTTTAGTCCATAGCCTGGGGCACCAAAAATATTAACATTTCCGCCGCCGTCAACGCTAATTCTTAAAGTCGCAAATGTTCCATCATACTTATGATATTGAACTTCCGTTTCTTTTCCTAAGTAATTTAATGGGTTAACTGCATTAGACTTTGAACCATTCCAAGTACCTTTATGTAATTCGAAATGTAGATGTTGACCTGTAGAATCACCAGTATTACCCATGTAACCAATAATGGTTCCTTGCTTTACTGTTTGTCCTGCTGATACTGTACGGCTTCCTGGTCTCATATGAGCATACACCGTTTCATAAGTGACTCCATTTATGTTGTGTTTTATAAATACAACTTCTCCATAAGAGCCTGAATAATATGATTTGTTCACTATTCCGCTAGCTGAAGCCTTAATCGGTACAGTACCGGATTTAGCGATATCAATACCATAATGCGCCCCGCCTCTAGAACCAAACGTATCGGTAATGACTCCTTTAGTTGGCCATATAAATGTCGAAG from Bacillus xiapuensis encodes:
- a CDS encoding spore coat associated protein CotJA — its product is MDTNLWYRTYRPFIGPMDPCPPIRIKRYSTPPQLFVGYQPEGLKQFSPHAALRKGTLWPCFFDPYFSVKELSKGAKR
- a CDS encoding ferredoxin, which produces MAKYTIVDKDTCIACGACGAAAPDIYDYDDEGIAFVILDDNEGTAEVPEILEEDMQDAFEGCPTDSIKVADEPFNGDPLKFE
- a CDS encoding spore coat protein CotJB; the protein is MKQLTPEYYRELEEIQATDFVIVELALYLHTHPTDMAAIQQYNQFVKHSKTLKKQFEQTYGAMTSFGYSYSRCPFDYKEEPWPWQV
- a CDS encoding M23 family metallopeptidase; amino-acid sequence: MKKSLSILLASFVLLLSTLGIMPNSSSAASTFIWPTKGVITDTFGSRGGAHYGIDIAKSGTVPIKASASGIVNKSYYSGSYGEVVFIKHNINGVTYETVYAHMRPGSRTVSAGQTVKQGTIIGYMGNTGDSTGQHLHFELHKGTWNGSKSNAVNPLNYLGKETEVQYHKYDGTFATLRISVDGGGNVNIFGAPGYGLKGTLPNGGSYKVYNKAVGTDGSTYYDIGNNTWINAAHVTVTQYRATVDYNGQVNVYKAPNGAYKAKVDPGQTFKVYAAKDGWYDLGQSTWIKAEYVKVVK
- a CDS encoding CPBP family intramembrane glutamic endopeptidase; amino-acid sequence: MKKSNQADLIKQMTNKEVVRALYLTQFALLLLSFVLMPIVLEDLAAFKTLFQWSLFDILFWGAGSGLAVVGLDLFLMNRLPDKYYDDGGVNEKLFANRSAGGIFMIAFVVAVAEELFFRGILQTALGFAAASLIFALVHIRYLFKWYLTLNVVLLSFGMGWLFEMTGNLAVTITMHFIIDFMLGLAIRNRSKKKSFIKKG
- a CDS encoding helix-turn-helix domain-containing protein, which encodes MSFIQAIVLLMIKKISGQRTASSVYHLLKGKKSSQTLQDAHLFELDKWFHTAPFLERNQFERWIHDFTEKGWIIQKEQVVYLTDCGDKQLSKWKDILPPLQFVRGLQLQGCAQIFWKRLTLLVQVASHLISQQTRYLPVTRDETIHGWLKVFLRQQGLLKQQLASKLYQELSSSLKSQTAEDPLIAVLRLSGSKRTGKTASQAAAVLKLEETEYWYRFLNLLHFLIQHIIQRSSQLPLLFAMIEDIYQPVVLTHSARRTAELLRRGYSPEEIAAKRRLKMSTVEDHLVELALNLPEFSISPFVSEEAAAAIVETASGQMHKKLKPIKDQHPNVTYFQIRLVLAKYSR
- a CDS encoding RecQ family ATP-dependent DNA helicase; translation: MANIQKVLMEQFGYSSFRTGQKETIDSLLSGQHTLSMLPTGTGKSLCYQLPAYILEGAVLIVSPLLSLMQDQTEQLKMRGEKSVIAINSFLSFTEKRQVLNQLQNYRFIFMSPEMLMSRKVIHALKQVRLSLFVVDEAHCISQWGHDFRPDYRLLGEVREELGQPLTLALTATATSEVRRDILHHLKIEAAKEWVFSVDRPAIAMAVEQLSARREKMDRLAKLAVSLEKPGIIYFASKRGAEEGAEWLKEHGVTRTAYYHGGMNQEDRILIQQQFLRDELEVVCATNAFGMGVNKENIRFVIHYQMPSQLESYVQEIGRAGRDGRKAIAVLMYTPGDEALHSMMAEAEFPTDEQIYSYFLYKHSCSSNELMQKLSLTDVQYRFISHYVKKDAESSDEEIAQSIICKRQSRLEQKKKKREVILRWIHSNQCRREGILEYFEEKLDAKREPCCDVCGLELASYSGSSSVQEREDENWEVILASLLREKG
- a CDS encoding ECF transporter S component, which codes for MRKKNIRAFTAVGLLSASSYLLMLLNFPIPPFPSFLMIDFSDIPALIAALVFGPMAGILVELIKNVLDFFMTGSPTGVPVGHLANFVAGITFILPVYYIHEKFKSKTGLTGALFAGTAAMAIIMSVLNYYVILPAYTIFLNAPAMSAPETKQLVITAILPFNFVKGILLATVFLLLYARIHIWMKKQNLAQSA
- a CDS encoding manganese catalase family protein; translated protein: MWVYEKKLQYPVKVSTCNPTLAKFLIEQYGGADGELAAALRYMNQRYTIPGPVVGLLTDIATEELGHLEMIATMVYKLTKDATPDQMKAAGLGAHYANHDRALFYENASGSPFTATYIQAKGDPITDLYEDIAAEEKARATYQWLIDLSDDPDINDSLRFLREREIVHSQRFREAVEILKEERDRKKIF